A genomic window from Polaribacter gangjinensis includes:
- a CDS encoding DUF58 domain-containing protein, translated as MDTKEILKKVRKIEIKTKRLSNNIFGGEYHSSFKGRGMTFSEVRQYQFGDDVRTIDWNVTARYNEPYVKVFEEERELTMMLMVDISGSEFFGTTTQFKRDTATEIAATLAFSATQNNDKVGLILFSDAIELYIPPKKGKSHVLRIIRELIEFQPKSKQTNISEALKFLSNVMKKRAIVFILSDFMDDDYERTLKIAGSKHDITGIRVYDRFDEEIPNLGLVPMLDAETGNVQLVNTSSKNIRTNYKANALRLMDYYQNTFKRSGAGTISTRVDEGYVKKLLGYFKQKGR; from the coding sequence ATGGATACCAAAGAAATACTTAAAAAAGTTCGGAAAATAGAAATTAAGACAAAACGTTTGTCTAATAATATTTTTGGAGGCGAATATCATTCTTCGTTTAAAGGACGTGGAATGACGTTTTCTGAAGTGCGCCAATATCAGTTTGGAGACGATGTAAGAACCATTGATTGGAACGTAACTGCACGTTACAACGAACCTTATGTAAAAGTTTTTGAAGAAGAGCGTGAATTGACAATGATGTTGATGGTGGATATTTCTGGATCAGAATTTTTTGGAACAACCACACAATTCAAAAGAGATACTGCCACTGAAATTGCAGCAACATTGGCTTTTTCAGCAACACAAAACAATGATAAAGTTGGTTTGATTTTATTTTCTGATGCGATCGAATTATACATTCCGCCAAAAAAAGGAAAAAGTCACGTGTTGAGAATCATCAGAGAATTGATTGAATTTCAGCCAAAAAGCAAGCAAACGAACATTTCTGAAGCATTGAAATTTTTATCAAATGTGATGAAAAAAAGAGCGATTGTTTTTATACTTTCTGATTTTATGGATGATGATTACGAACGTACTTTAAAAATTGCTGGTAGTAAACACGACATTACAGGAATCAGAGTGTATGACAGATTTGATGAAGAAATTCCGAATTTAGGATTGGTACCCATGTTAGATGCTGAAACAGGAAATGTTCAATTGGTAAATACCTCGTCAAAAAATATCAGAACAAATTATAAAGCCAATGCTTTGCGATTGATGGATTATTATCAAAATACTTTCAAAAGAAGTGGCGCAGGAACCATCAGCACAAGAGTTGATGAAGGTTATGTAAAAAAATTATTAGGCTATTTCAAACAAAAAGGAAGATAG
- a CDS encoding AAA family ATPase: MDVDVRAINEKIERESAFIDLLSREMNKVIVGQKQMIESLLIGLLGNGHILLEGVPGLAKTLAINTLSKAVQGSFSRVQFTPDLLPADVVGTMIYNTKVNDFSIKKGPIFANFVLADEINRAPAKVQSALLEAMQERQITIGDTTFKLEEPFLVMATQNPVEQEGTYPLPEAQVDRFMLKVVIDYPLLAEEQIIMRQNLTGDYSSVNPVISTEQIIRARKMVDEVYMDEKIEKYILDIIFATRYPDKYKLGQLKDLISFGASPRGSINLAKAAKCYAFIKRRGYVIPEDVRAVVFDVLRHRIGITYEAEAENFTSVDIINAIINEIEVP, translated from the coding sequence ATGGACGTAGATGTTAGAGCTATTAATGAAAAAATAGAGAGAGAAAGTGCCTTTATTGACCTTTTGAGTCGAGAAATGAATAAGGTAATTGTAGGTCAAAAACAAATGATAGAAAGTTTGTTGATTGGTTTGCTTGGAAATGGTCATATTTTATTGGAGGGTGTTCCTGGTTTGGCAAAAACGTTGGCAATCAATACCCTATCAAAAGCAGTGCAAGGAAGTTTTAGTCGTGTACAGTTTACACCAGATTTATTGCCTGCAGACGTTGTTGGAACCATGATTTACAACACCAAAGTGAATGATTTTTCCATCAAAAAAGGACCCATTTTTGCAAATTTTGTATTAGCAGATGAGATCAACAGAGCACCTGCAAAAGTACAATCTGCTTTGCTAGAAGCCATGCAAGAACGCCAAATTACTATTGGTGATACCACTTTCAAATTGGAAGAACCGTTTTTGGTAATGGCAACTCAAAACCCTGTAGAACAAGAAGGTACGTATCCTTTACCAGAAGCTCAAGTGGATCGTTTTATGTTAAAAGTAGTGATTGATTATCCACTTTTGGCAGAAGAACAAATCATCATGCGTCAAAATTTAACAGGCGATTATTCATCTGTAAATCCAGTAATTTCTACAGAGCAAATCATTAGAGCTAGAAAAATGGTGGATGAAGTGTATATGGATGAAAAAATCGAGAAATATATTTTAGACATCATTTTTGCAACACGTTATCCAGACAAATACAAATTAGGTCAATTGAAAGATTTGATCAGTTTTGGAGCTTCTCCACGTGGAAGTATCAATTTGGCAAAAGCAGCAAAATGTTATGCATTCATCAAACGAAGAGGGTATGTAATTCCTGAAGATGTTAGAGCTGTTGTTTTTGATGTTTTGCGTCACAGAATAGGAATTACCTATGAAGCTGAAGCTGAAAACTTCACCTCAGTTGACATTATCAACGCAATTATCAACGAGATTGAGGTGCCTTAG
- a CDS encoding UDP-2,3-diacylglucosamine diphosphatase produces the protein MISITTSNHKKVYFASDQHLGAPTMEASLPREKKFVAWLESIKNDTEAIFLLGDLFDFWFEYKKVVPKGFTRVLGKLAEISDSGIPIYFFVGNHDLWMKDYFEKELNIAVFHQPQEFLINQKKFLIGHGDGLGPGDIGYKRMKKVFTFPPFKWMFRWLHPDLGVKLGQYMSVKNKLISGEEDFKFLGAENEWLVQYCKKKLQENHYDYFVFGHRHLALEIKLTENSTYYNLGDWIQYYTFGVFEETRFSLSKFN, from the coding sequence ATGATTTCAATCACCACATCAAACCATAAAAAAGTCTATTTTGCATCAGACCAACATTTGGGTGCTCCTACAATGGAGGCAAGTTTGCCTAGAGAAAAAAAGTTTGTTGCTTGGCTAGAAAGCATCAAAAACGATACTGAAGCGATTTTTTTATTAGGCGATTTATTCGATTTTTGGTTTGAATACAAAAAAGTTGTTCCCAAAGGTTTTACAAGAGTTTTAGGCAAATTAGCCGAAATCTCTGATAGTGGAATTCCGATTTATTTTTTTGTTGGAAATCATGATTTGTGGATGAAAGATTACTTTGAAAAAGAGTTAAACATTGCTGTTTTTCATCAACCACAAGAATTTCTCATCAATCAAAAAAAGTTTTTAATTGGTCATGGTGATGGTTTAGGCCCTGGAGATATTGGTTACAAAAGGATGAAAAAAGTATTTACTTTTCCGCCATTTAAATGGATGTTTCGTTGGTTACATCCTGATTTGGGTGTAAAACTTGGTCAATACATGTCTGTAAAAAACAAACTTATTTCAGGTGAAGAAGACTTCAAGTTTTTGGGAGCAGAAAATGAATGGCTTGTGCAGTATTGCAAAAAAAAGTTACAAGAAAATCACTATGATTATTTTGTTTTTGGTCACAGACACTTAGCTTTAGAAATAAAATTAACCGAAAATAGTACTTATTATAATCTTGGAGATTGGATTCAGTACTATACCTTTGGTGTTTTTGAAGAAACCCGTTTTTCTTTATCAAAATTTAACTAA
- a CDS encoding S41 family peptidase, which yields MNKNNLPIYFSLAVIIGIIIGIFFGGNSSSSVFSKNNLQEQKIKKLINFIEQDYVDDVNTDKLLDGAIAEMLEKLDPHSVYIPKENLQAVTESMEGNFIGIGVEFRIINDSITVVQPIKGGPSIKAGIRAGDRILMANNDTLYGKKIRAANVPKYLKGKPLTKVKLQIYRKTTDSLFNVDLIRDKVNIKSVDLSYMINEKLGYIKIDRFARNTYSEFKTALTALKKSGMTDLVLDLRGNGGGYIDIATQIIDEFLENKKLMVFTKNNKGTVEEYFATALGAFEKGGLYVLIDENSASASEIVAGALQDNDKGKIIGRRSFGKGLVQVEMDLGDGSAVRLTTARYYTPTGRSIQKPYGKNASENYYDDYENRIQSGELLSKDSIKVVDSLKYKTPKGKIVYGGGGIIPDVFVAIDTTSYLSGFYFNSINNFAFDYVDANRKKLEKWKLNDFIEQFDKDKSVLQKYLVSIKERANPSMKTKENIEKYLKASIANVLFGDLGFYKIIHQDDKMLLKVLELETKKE from the coding sequence ATGAATAAAAATAATTTACCCATTTATTTTTCATTAGCAGTAATTATCGGAATTATTATCGGTATTTTTTTTGGTGGAAATTCTTCAAGTTCCGTTTTTTCAAAAAATAATTTACAAGAACAAAAAATAAAAAAACTCATCAATTTTATTGAGCAAGATTATGTTGATGATGTAAATACAGACAAACTTTTAGATGGTGCTATTGCTGAAATGCTCGAAAAATTAGATCCTCATTCTGTATACATTCCAAAAGAAAATTTGCAAGCTGTTACAGAAAGTATGGAAGGTAATTTTATTGGAATTGGCGTAGAATTCAGAATCATAAACGACTCAATTACAGTAGTTCAGCCCATTAAAGGAGGGCCAAGTATCAAAGCTGGAATTAGAGCTGGAGACCGAATTTTAATGGCAAATAACGACACTCTTTATGGGAAAAAAATTCGTGCAGCCAATGTTCCTAAATACCTAAAAGGAAAACCATTGACAAAAGTAAAATTGCAGATTTATAGAAAAACAACTGATTCATTATTCAATGTCGATTTAATTAGAGATAAAGTAAACATTAAAAGTGTCGATTTATCATACATGATTAACGAAAAATTGGGTTACATCAAAATAGATCGTTTTGCAAGAAATACCTACAGCGAATTCAAAACCGCTTTAACCGCTTTGAAAAAAAGTGGCATGACTGATTTGGTGTTGGATTTACGCGGAAATGGTGGTGGTTATATTGATATTGCTACACAAATTATTGATGAATTTCTTGAAAACAAAAAACTCATGGTATTCACCAAAAATAACAAAGGAACTGTAGAAGAATATTTTGCAACTGCCTTAGGCGCTTTTGAAAAAGGTGGATTGTATGTATTGATTGATGAAAATTCAGCCTCAGCATCCGAAATTGTTGCAGGAGCTTTGCAAGACAATGATAAAGGAAAAATTATCGGACGCAGATCGTTTGGAAAAGGATTGGTTCAAGTAGAAATGGATTTGGGTGATGGTTCTGCAGTGCGTTTAACAACAGCCCGTTATTACACACCAACAGGACGTTCTATTCAAAAACCTTACGGAAAAAATGCTTCAGAAAATTATTATGATGATTATGAAAACCGAATTCAAAGTGGCGAATTGTTAAGCAAAGACAGCATTAAAGTTGTTGATTCTTTAAAATACAAAACCCCAAAAGGCAAAATAGTTTATGGTGGTGGAGGTATTATTCCTGATGTTTTTGTGGCTATTGATACTACTTCTTATTTGTCTGGATTTTACTTTAATTCCATCAATAATTTTGCATTTGATTATGTGGATGCCAACAGAAAAAAACTAGAAAAATGGAAATTGAATGATTTTATTGAACAATTTGATAAAGACAAATCTGTGCTTCAAAAATATTTAGTTTCTATTAAAGAGCGTGCAAATCCATCTATGAAAACCAAAGAAAATATTGAAAAATATTTAAAAGCTTCTATTGCAAATGTACTTTTTGGTGATCTTGGTTTTTACAAAATAATTCATCAAGATGATAAAATGCTCCTAAAAGTTTTGGAGTTGGAAACTAAAAAAGAATAG
- a CDS encoding deoxycytidylate deaminase, producing MNDEKQLKYDIAYLKMAQEWGKLSHCKRKQVGALIVKDRMIISDGFNGTPTGFDNCCEDESGATKWEVLHAEANAILKVAASTQSCKNATLYITMSPCTQCSKLIHQAGIKRVVYANAYKDPSGLDFLEKAGVEINHLPLL from the coding sequence ATGAATGATGAAAAACAACTAAAATACGATATTGCTTACTTAAAAATGGCGCAAGAATGGGGTAAATTATCTCATTGTAAACGCAAACAAGTAGGTGCATTAATTGTAAAGGACCGAATGATAATTTCTGATGGATTCAATGGAACTCCAACAGGTTTTGACAACTGTTGCGAGGACGAATCTGGCGCTACAAAATGGGAGGTATTACATGCAGAAGCCAATGCTATTTTAAAAGTTGCTGCTTCTACACAATCTTGTAAAAACGCAACTTTATATATCACAATGTCTCCTTGCACACAATGCAGCAAACTCATTCATCAAGCAGGTATTAAAAGGGTTGTGTATGCAAATGCTTACAAAGATCCTTCTGGTTTAGATTTTTTAGAAAAAGCTGGTGTAGAAATTAACCATTTACCATTATTATGA
- a CDS encoding HupE/UreJ family protein yields MNDFRLYTEMGLFHVLDIKAYDHILFLIVLAVIFSFSEWKKVLWLVTLFTIGHSLSLTLAAFEIINIKVEIIEFLIPVTIFITGVTNIFNAKKTSKTKDSINLIFALFFGLIHGLGFSNYFRAMIGKEDDKLVPLAEFALGIEAAQVIIVLLILTIGYLLQNVAKVTKRDWILVTSSIVIGFSIQMMLDRVFW; encoded by the coding sequence ATGAACGATTTTCGATTATATACAGAAATGGGTCTTTTCCATGTATTGGATATCAAAGCCTATGATCACATTTTATTTTTGATAGTTTTAGCGGTTATTTTTAGTTTTTCGGAATGGAAAAAAGTACTTTGGCTAGTAACTCTTTTTACCATTGGTCATTCACTTTCACTCACGTTAGCTGCTTTTGAAATCATCAATATAAAAGTTGAAATCATCGAATTTTTAATTCCTGTAACCATTTTTATCACAGGTGTAACCAATATTTTCAATGCCAAAAAAACATCCAAAACAAAAGATAGCATCAATTTGATTTTTGCCTTATTTTTTGGCTTGATTCACGGACTTGGATTTTCTAATTATTTCAGAGCCATGATTGGCAAAGAAGATGATAAATTGGTACCCTTGGCAGAATTTGCTCTTGGTATTGAAGCTGCACAAGTAATAATTGTGTTGCTAATTTTAACAATTGGCTACCTATTACAAAATGTTGCCAAAGTAACCAAAAGAGATTGGATTTTGGTTACCTCATCAATTGTAATAGGATTTTCAATTCAGATGATGCTTGACAGAGTGTTTTGGTAA
- a CDS encoding DUF3078 domain-containing protein yields MKKTKFLSALIFLGFSIISFGQTADELKKELSSKKDSIAKLQSKADAIQKQINALHGWRKGAFGTIGASFSGFNNWYSRNAPNASAGNIGITVNGFANLIEDKFFWRNSGGINLGWVKLDDKAIVGDEDFETATDVFTITSLYGRRLDKKWAVSALAEYRTTLIDNFNNPGFLDFGVGFTWTPTERLVVVIHPGNYNFVFSKGNADFESSPEAKLVADYTATYHKLNVKSNLSVFTSYNDSNLSNWNWTNSFSYNLWKSLGLGFEFGLRNNKQEALNNALITDTTATFGTIDNKIQNYWLFGVSYAF; encoded by the coding sequence ATGAAAAAAACAAAATTCCTATCCGCACTAATTTTTCTTGGATTTTCAATAATTTCTTTTGGACAAACTGCTGACGAACTTAAAAAAGAATTGTCATCAAAAAAAGATTCTATTGCCAAATTACAATCAAAAGCAGATGCTATCCAAAAACAAATAAACGCACTTCATGGTTGGAGAAAAGGCGCTTTTGGTACTATTGGCGCAAGTTTTTCGGGCTTTAACAATTGGTATTCTAGAAACGCACCAAATGCGTCTGCAGGTAATATTGGTATTACTGTAAACGGATTTGCCAATTTAATTGAAGATAAATTTTTCTGGAGAAATTCTGGAGGAATCAATTTAGGATGGGTAAAATTAGATGATAAAGCAATTGTTGGTGATGAAGATTTTGAAACTGCCACAGACGTTTTTACAATCACCTCTTTATATGGTAGAAGATTGGATAAAAAATGGGCAGTATCTGCTTTAGCAGAGTATAGAACCACATTAATTGACAATTTTAACAATCCTGGATTTTTAGATTTTGGGGTCGGTTTTACATGGACACCAACTGAAAGATTAGTGGTTGTGATACATCCTGGAAACTACAACTTTGTGTTTAGCAAAGGTAATGCTGATTTCGAATCTTCTCCCGAAGCAAAATTGGTGGCAGATTATACCGCAACTTATCACAAATTAAACGTAAAATCAAACCTTTCTGTGTTTACAAGTTACAATGATAGTAATTTATCAAACTGGAACTGGACAAATTCTTTTTCATACAATTTATGGAAAAGTTTAGGATTAGGTTTTGAATTTGGTTTGCGAAACAACAAACAAGAAGCCTTAAACAATGCTTTAATAACTGATACAACTGCAACTTTTGGTACTATTGATAATAAAATCCAAAATTATTGGTTGTTTGGTGTGAGTTATGCGTTTTAA
- a CDS encoding DUF3078 domain-containing protein, which yields MKNIIFLLFSLLTINSFSQKKTDSIPKWKMHGRFAFIFNQSSFSNWASGGENTVAGNININYDLNYKKDNLNWDTRLITSYGLSHISNKGYRKTDDRFELNTLLGLKTGKYWFLSFIGNFRTQYTKGFDYKKDPKVLVSEFLSPAYLTYGPGMLWKKSNDLNFNIAPATARYTFVSDFFSGKFGVEEGKNTAFSLGFNFSSYYKFGIMENVEMENILTLYTDYLANIGNVDVDYQTNVRFIVNRHLKMHMTFHTIMDDDASSRVQFRQLFGLGVNYSFHQKTKY from the coding sequence ATGAAAAACATCATTTTTCTACTTTTCTCATTACTTACTATAAACTCATTTTCTCAAAAGAAAACAGATAGCATTCCAAAGTGGAAAATGCATGGAAGATTTGCTTTTATCTTTAATCAATCTTCATTTTCTAATTGGGCTTCAGGAGGTGAAAATACGGTTGCAGGAAATATCAATATCAATTATGATTTGAATTACAAAAAAGACAATCTCAATTGGGATACGAGGCTTATTACCAGTTACGGTTTAAGCCACATAAGCAATAAAGGATATAGAAAAACAGACGATCGTTTTGAGCTTAATACATTATTAGGCTTAAAAACAGGAAAATATTGGTTTTTGTCTTTCATCGGAAATTTTAGAACTCAATATACCAAAGGTTTTGATTACAAAAAAGACCCAAAAGTATTGGTTTCAGAATTTTTATCTCCTGCCTATTTAACGTATGGTCCTGGAATGTTGTGGAAAAAATCGAATGATTTAAACTTTAATATTGCTCCTGCAACTGCAAGATATACGTTTGTAAGTGATTTTTTCTCAGGGAAATTTGGTGTTGAAGAAGGAAAAAACACGGCATTCAGTTTGGGTTTTAACTTTTCATCCTATTATAAATTCGGAATTATGGAAAATGTTGAAATGGAAAATATTTTAACATTATATACTGATTACTTAGCAAACATTGGCAATGTTGATGTTGACTATCAAACAAATGTTCGTTTTATTGTAAATAGGCATCTCAAAATGCATATGACATTTCATACAATTATGGATGATGATGCCTCAAGTAGAGTGCAGTTTAGACAATTATTTGGATTAGGTGTTAATTATAGTTTTCATCAAAAAACCAAATATTAA
- a CDS encoding DUF2480 family protein — MENEIINKVANSALKTIDLERLYPSGKRVLFDIKNWLFEELILKEKDFRAAVEAHDWTQYQDNFVAVTCTADAIIPSWALMLVTSKLVPFAKKVVIGDITILETTIFQEIIAKLPVEEFKDKPVIVKGCSEKPVPDAAFSFLIEKLQPIVKSILFGEACSSVPIYKLKK; from the coding sequence ATGGAAAACGAAATCATCAATAAAGTAGCCAATAGCGCTTTAAAAACTATTGATTTAGAGCGTTTGTACCCTTCAGGAAAAAGAGTTTTGTTTGATATTAAAAATTGGCTTTTTGAAGAGCTCATATTAAAAGAAAAAGATTTTAGAGCTGCTGTTGAAGCACATGATTGGACTCAATATCAAGATAATTTTGTGGCAGTAACTTGTACTGCTGATGCCATTATTCCTTCTTGGGCATTGATGTTAGTTACTTCTAAATTGGTTCCTTTTGCCAAAAAAGTAGTTATTGGCGATATAACTATTTTAGAAACTACTATTTTTCAAGAAATTATAGCAAAATTACCTGTTGAAGAATTTAAAGATAAGCCCGTAATTGTAAAAGGATGCTCAGAAAAACCAGTTCCTGATGCTGCTTTTTCATTTTTAATTGAAAAATTGCAACCGATTGTAAAAAGTATTCTTTTTGGAGAAGCTTGCTCTTCTGTACCAATTTACAAATTGAAAAAATAG
- a CDS encoding DUF59 domain-containing protein: protein MTDKELDEIGDKIIRVLKTIYDPEIPVDIYELGLIYDVFVSDEHDAKILMTLTSPNCPVAETLPVEVEEKIKTLKEINNCEVEITFDPTWTSEMMSEEAKLELGML from the coding sequence ATGACAGATAAAGAATTAGACGAAATTGGTGATAAAATCATCCGTGTTTTAAAAACCATTTACGACCCAGAAATCCCTGTTGATATTTATGAATTAGGATTGATTTACGATGTGTTTGTCTCTGATGAACATGACGCAAAAATTTTAATGACCTTAACTTCACCCAATTGTCCTGTAGCAGAAACATTGCCTGTAGAGGTTGAAGAAAAAATAAAAACCCTGAAAGAAATCAACAATTGTGAGGTAGAAATTACTTTCGATCCAACTTGGACATCAGAAATGATGAGTGAAGAAGCCAAATTAGAGTTGGGAATGCTATAG
- a CDS encoding SufE family protein codes for MTIKEIQEEIIDEFSMFDDWMQRYEYIIELGKSLPLIDSKYKLDENLIKGCQSKVWLFSELENDTVNFTADSDAILTKGIVALLLRVYSGQKPADILAADTDFIDQIGLKEHLSPTRANGLVSMIKQIKMYAIAQQSKLTN; via the coding sequence ATGACTATTAAAGAAATACAAGAAGAAATTATTGATGAGTTTTCGATGTTTGATGATTGGATGCAACGTTATGAATATATTATTGAATTAGGAAAATCCTTGCCATTAATTGATTCAAAATACAAGTTGGATGAAAATTTAATAAAAGGTTGCCAATCAAAAGTGTGGCTTTTTTCTGAATTAGAAAACGATACTGTAAATTTTACTGCAGATAGTGATGCTATTTTAACAAAAGGAATTGTTGCTTTGTTATTACGTGTGTATTCAGGGCAAAAACCTGCTGATATTTTAGCTGCTGATACTGATTTTATTGACCAAATTGGGTTAAAAGAACACCTTTCCCCAACAAGAGCAAATGGGTTGGTTTCTATGATCAAACAAATTAAAATGTATGCCATTGCGCAACAATCAAAATTAACCAATTAA
- a CDS encoding PfkB family carbohydrate kinase translates to MSKLLAVGTVAFDAIETPFGKTAKILGGSGTFVGLAASQFGIQTGIVSVVGGDFPEAYLTMMNDKGINTDGIEIIKTGKTFFWSGRYHNDMNSRDTLITELNVLEDFKPVVPERFKDAKIVMLGNLHPLVQASVLDQMTVKPTLIVLDTMNFWMNIALEELHAVLKRVDVITINDEEARQLSGEYSLVNAAKKIHEMGPKYVVIKKGEHGALLFNEGNMFFAPALPLAEVFDPTGAGDTFAGGFCGYLAKTEDISFENMKNAIIYGSNLASFCVEKFGTERMQDLTTSEVTNRLQAFKELTQFDIKIS, encoded by the coding sequence ATGAGTAAACTATTGGCAGTTGGCACTGTTGCTTTTGATGCAATTGAAACGCCTTTTGGAAAAACAGCTAAAATTTTAGGTGGTTCAGGTACATTTGTGGGTTTGGCTGCAAGTCAGTTTGGCATTCAAACAGGCATTGTTTCTGTGGTTGGAGGAGATTTTCCTGAAGCCTATTTAACCATGATGAATGATAAAGGAATTAATACTGATGGCATTGAAATCATCAAAACTGGAAAAACTTTTTTCTGGAGTGGACGTTATCATAATGACATGAATTCTAGAGATACTTTGATTACTGAATTGAATGTTTTAGAAGATTTTAAACCTGTAGTTCCTGAAAGGTTTAAAGATGCAAAAATTGTGATGTTGGGAAACTTACATCCTTTAGTACAAGCTTCTGTTCTTGATCAAATGACGGTAAAACCAACGTTGATTGTTTTAGACACCATGAATTTTTGGATGAATATTGCTTTAGAAGAATTGCATGCAGTTTTAAAAAGAGTTGATGTGATAACTATTAACGATGAAGAAGCACGTCAACTTTCTGGTGAATATTCTTTGGTAAATGCTGCAAAAAAAATCCATGAAATGGGTCCGAAATATGTGGTGATTAAAAAAGGAGAACATGGAGCTTTGTTATTCAATGAAGGAAATATGTTTTTTGCACCAGCTTTGCCATTGGCAGAAGTTTTTGATCCAACTGGAGCAGGAGATACTTTTGCAGGAGGTTTTTGTGGATATCTAGCAAAAACCGAAGATATTTCATTTGAAAACATGAAAAATGCCATTATTTACGGTTCGAATTTAGCCTCGTTTTGCGTGGAAAAATTCGGCACAGAACGAATGCAGGATTTAACAACATCCGAAGTTACCAATCGTTTACAAGCGTTTAAGGAATTGACACAATTTGACATAAAAATATCGTAA